The Geothrix oryzae DNA window GGGCCTCCATGCCGAAGCCGGCGGCGCGGTGCTGGACACCAGCGATCCCATCCTGGAGCTGAGCCCCGGCGGTGAAAATCCCATCCACTATGCCAAGGAGGACCTGAAGGTCTCCGGCCTGGTCCCCAAGGCCCTGGAGGCGAAGCTCCAACAGACCGCCTACGCCCTGCGGGAGCGCCTGGGCCAGGGTGCCGTGATCCTGGTGGCGGGCGATCCCGTGTTCCGCGGCCAGACGCCCTTCACCCGCCGCCTGCTGCACAACGCCATCTTCTTCGGGGCCTACCGGCCTGCGCCAGAATGAGACCCGGAATGAGGGGCGCTCCATGACGAATCCCAGCGGCCTCCGCTTTACCCTCGCCATCACCGGCGCTTCGGGCTCCGCGTTCGGCGTGGCCGTCCTGCGGCGGATGTCCGCGAACCCGGCGGTGGCGCACATCGCGCTGCTGCTCTCGCCCACCGGGAAGCGCTGCCTGCTGGACGAGACCGGCCTCACCCCGAGGGACCTGGCCGCGCTGCCCAAGGTGGGCCTGCGGGACGAGCGGGACCTGGGCGCCGACATCTCCTCGGGCTCGTACCGCCTCGACGGCATGGCGCTCGTGCCTTGCAGCGCCGGGGCCCTGGGCCGCATCGCCTCGGGCGTGAGCGAATCCCTGGTGAGCCGCGCGGCGGATGTGTGCCTGAAGGAGCGCCGGCCCCTCGTGCTCTGCCTGCGGGAGACCCCCCTGAACCGCGTGCACCTGGAGAACATGCTCCGCGTCCACGACGCGGGCGCCGTGGTCATGCCCATCATGCCCGGCTTCTACAGCGGCCCGAAGACGCTGGACGACCTGTTCGACACCTTCGCCACCCGCGTGCTGGATCAACTGGGCCTGCGCGAGGACGATCCGCGGCGGTGGCGGGAGCCCTGAGGCTTCAGCCCGACCCTTCCATCAGCGCCGCCTCTTCGCGCTGGGCGCGGCGGGTGGTCCAGAAGGCCCACAGAGCGCCCAGGGCGCCGGTGCCCGCGCCGAGCAGGGCCAGGGCCAGCATGCTCCAGGGCGAGAAAAAGCCCAGCCGCGCCAGTTCCACCAGCAGCGGGGACAGGTTGCCAAAGCCCCGGGAGACGGGCAGCCACAGGCCGAAGAGACCCGCCAGGGCCAGCAGGCTGCCGCCCAGGCCCAGCAGCGCGCCCTCCAGCACCAGCGGCGTGCGGATGTAGCCTTCGGAGGCTCCCACTAGGCGCATGATCGTGATCTCTTCCTCGCGGGCCAGGATGCTCATGCGGATGACATTGCCCGTGGCGAACCCCGCGGCCACCAGCAGCACCACGCCCAGGCTGGCCAGGGCGGAACGCAGCATGCGGGCCATGCGCTGCAGCTGCTCCAGCCGCTCCTGATCCGCCAGCACATCTCCGATGCCCGGCAGGCTCCGCAGGCTCTCGCCCACTTCCACGGACTTGCCCCCCGCGGCGAGGTCCTGGCGGAGGCTCAGCTCCAGGCTTTCGGGCAGCGCGTCCTGGCCGGCGCTTTCCAGCAGCAACCCGGCCTCGCGGGTGGCGGACTGGAACCGCTTGCGGTTCTCCTCGGCCGTGACCCGGCGCACCTCGCGGAAGCGCGGGTCGCGGCGCAGGCGGGCCTCCGCTTCATCGAGGGACTTCCCCTCCGCGGCGTAGGCCACCACCTTGGCCATGCCCTCCAACTGCCCCACGAAGCGGTCGAGGCTTTCCACCAGCAGCAGCCCGCCGCCGGCCAGCAGGAGGCCGGAGGCCAGGGTCAGCACGGCCAGGAGGTACTGGCCGCGATGGCGGAAGAGGTCCCGGGTCACATCCTGCAGCAGCAGGCCCAGCAACCTCAGGGTCGTCATGAGGCGTTCCCGTCGATGGCCGCGCCCTTCAGGACCGACCCGGAGGGGGTCACCGTGACGACCTTCGCCGCCGTGCCGCCCAGGGGCGACTTCCAGAGGTAGATCGTGCCGTAGCCCACGGTGCCCTGGCCCGGCAGGCCCACCAGCCAGTCCTTGGTGCCGGGATGGGAGAGCACCCTGAGATTCGGCTGGTCCGTGGCGCTTCCCAGCGTGGCGGCCGGGGCCTGGTTGTAGGACAGGCCGAACTGCCCGACGCGGAAGGCCTGGATCGGCGCGGCGGTGCTGCCCGCATCCGTGTTGTGGCGGCCCACGAAGAGGTAGCCGTTGGCCGTGTCGAGGGCCATGACGCCGTAGATGCCGAGCCCCGTCGAGCTGCCGAGGATGACCTGGGCCGGGTCGAACCCGGCGGCGGTCCCCTTGCGGAGGCGCGGCCCCGTCAGGGCGTCCATGCCCACGGGATTGCCGTCCTTCAGGAAGGCGTAGACGACGCCCGAGGCCGCGGCCACGCCGGTACCCCCGGCATCCCCGCTCATCTGGATCGCCTGGAGGGAGACCGAGGCGTCCTGGAACTGGCCGCTGGCGCCGGGCACGGCCCAGATGCGCGTGCCGTTGTCTCCGGATTCGGTGATGTAGAGGCTGTCGTTCTGGGTGTCGAGGCTGCTCTGGCCGAACTTCCCGTTGGTGAGGCGGTCGCCGCTGGACAGGCGGAAGGAGACCACATCGATGCTGGACACGGAGCCCGTCTGGGAGCGGATGCGGCTCAGCCGGACGATGTCGCCGGTGTCCGACACCAGGTAGAGCAGGCCGCGCTGGCTGTCGAAGCACACCCCGCCCCAGGCCAGGTTGGTGACCTTGCTGAACAGGTTGGAAGTGATCTGGTAGGTGGGCGCGAGCGCGGTGGTGCTGCTGTACAGCGCGTTCAGGTCCGTCCAGACGAACACCTTGCTGGTGGTGGTGTCGAAGGCGTAGAGGGCCGCGCCTCCGGTGCCCCCGGAAGAGCCGCCGGTGTCGGTCTCCTTGCAGGCCAGGGAGAGCAGCAGGACTGAGGCCAGGAGGCCCTGGAAGAGACGATTCATCATGGTCGGCCGCCTACTTGGACGCGAAGAGCGCCTTCAGGTGCGTGTTCAGGGTGCGCACCATGTCAGCATCACAGCCCGCATCCACGGCGCCCCGGCTGATGGCCAGGGCCAATCCCTTCACCGCTTCGGGGCCATCGCCGGAGATGATCTGCTGGGTGGCCTTGGCCTGGAGCCGGTTGACCATCTCGTGCTGGACCTCGGGCAGGACCGTCTTCGCGGCCTGGGCGATGCGCTGGGTGAAGTTCATGAGCTTGACCATGCGCTGGGGGTCGTCCACGGGCGCGGGCTTGGGGGTCAGGGGCGGGGCACCGCCGGCGACGCCGCCACCCACCGTCACGGGGATGGCCTCGTCCCCGTCGGGGAAGCCCTGGGCCTGGGGGGGAGGCGCGTGGCGCTGGAGCGGCACGATGGCCGTGTCCTCCTCGCGGGAGTTGGTAATCACGGGCGGAGGCGCACCGCCGAGCAGCGCGGAGACCGGCACCAGATCCTGGCCCGGCTCCTTGGCCGGGGCCGCGGGCGCATCGACTTTGGGGGGCTTGCCGCTGCGGAGGCCCTTCAGCACCACATGGCCCGCCATCACCAGGCCATAGAGATCCTTGGCGATGGTCAGCACGGGCTTCTGCATCACCTCGGCCACTTCCGCCACGCTGAAATAGCCCGTGGCGAGCGCCAGGACCCGGGCCTCGCGGGGGTTGACGCCATGCGGGGTCTCGCCGGGAAGCAGCGTGGAAGCCGGATAGAGGTCCACGGACGGGACCTTCTGGCTGATGACGCGCCATTCGTCCATGCGGCGGCCCAGCTCCATCAGGATGGAGGCGTTGGGTTTGTTGATGGTGGCCGGCACCTCCGGCGTCACCTCCTCGAACCGGTAGTTGCCTTCGAGCCAAAGGGCCACTTCCATGAGGGCCTCGAAGCCCTCCCCCGAGTGGGTGACCGCGTGGATGATGCGGCCATCCTTAAGGTAGATGCGGGCCTTGGAGGCTTCCTGCTGCACATGGAAGCACCCCGATTTCCCGCCCTGACTCACGAGCTGGATGATGTCGGGCAGCGGCGCCTCGCGCATGGAGCCTTGGATCACACCCTGGGACATGGGTTGTTCCTCTCGGGGAAACTGACAGCCTATAAGAAGATGCTCAACCTTACCACGGAGTGCGCCCTTCCCCCCCGGCTCCTCCTGCGCGATGCTGGGGTTCCATGAGCGACCGCCCCGACTCCCCCTTCGCCCCCATCGAGCAGGCCATCGAGGCCATCCGGCAGGGTCACATGATCGTGGTCGTGGACGACGAGGACCGGGAGAATGAGGGGGACCTCACCCTGGCCGCCGAGCATGTCTCGCCGGAAGCCATCGCCTTCATGGCCACCCATGGGCGCGGACTCATCTGCGCCGCCCTGGAGGGCCCGGCCCTGGACCGCCTGCAGATCCCGCTCATGGTCCGGGACAACACCAGCCCCTTCGAGACGGCCTTCTGCGTGTCCGTGGAAGCCCGGGAAGGTACCACCACCGGGATCAGCGCCCAGGACCGCTCGCGCACCATCCAGGCCCTCATCGCCCCGGACGCCAAGCCCCAGCACTTCGTGAAGCCCGGCCATGTCTTCCCCCTGCGGGCCCGCCCGGGCGGCGTCCTCACCCGCACGGGCCAGACCGAGGCCAGCGTGGACCTGGCCCGGCTCGCGGGCCTGCATCCCAGCGGCGTGATCTGCGAAATCATGAAGGACGACGGGACCATGGCCCGGGTGCCGGACCTGATCCCCTTCTGCCGCCAGCACGGCCTGCTCCTCGTGACCGTGGCCGATCTCGTGGCCTACCGGCTCCGTCAGGAGCCCCTCGTCGCCCACCTCGAGACCCGCACTATGTCCAGCCAGTGGGGCGATCTGAAGGTCCACCGCTTCCGCAGCCTGCTGGATGGCGGCAGCCACCTGGCCTTCGTGCTGGGCGACCTGGGCACCGGGGCCCCGCCCCTGGTCCGGGTCCATGTGGAGACCCTGCCGGACGACCTGCACGGATTCCAGACCGGCCTGTTCCAGAAGGCCATGGCCGCCCTGGCCAAGGAGGGTCGCGGCGCCCTCGTGTACCTCCGCCGCCATGCCCATACCCCCGGCGTCGCCGAGGAAGGGCAGGCCCAGCCCCAGGCCATGAGCGACCGCGATTTCGGCGTGGGCGCCCAGATCCTCCAGCAGCTCGGGATTGGAAAAATGCGCCTCCTCAGCAGGCATGAAACCAAGTACATTGGGCTTCGCGGCTTCGGCCTCGACATCTGCGCGCATGTGCCCCTGGAACCCTCCACGGACCAGGCCCTCCCGGAACACCCCTCCACGGAACCGCGTTGATCGACACCCGCTTCCTGACCCAGTCGCCCCTGTTCAGGAATCTGGACGAGGCCGAGCGCGCCCAGATCCTGATGATCGGCCGGGTCCGCCCCGTCCAGGCCGGCGAGGTGATCTTCAAGGAAGGCGATGCCGGGGACGGCCTGTTCATCGTGCTCAAGGGGTCGATCCGCATCTCCAAGCGCAGCGCCACCGGTGAGGAGGCCCTGGCCGTGCTGGAGCCGCCCGCCTACTTCGGCGAGATGGCCCTCATCGACCTCGCCGCCCGGGCCGCGGATGCCATCGCCAATGAGCCCTCCGAACTCTTCTTCATCCCCCTGCAGGACCTCCAGGCCCTGATCGAATCCCAGCACAAGGTCGCCCTGAAGATCCTCTACGCCCTCTGTGAAGTGCTCGCCCAGCGTCTCCGCGAAACCAACGAACGCTACATGAACATCTTCACCATCGCCCAGTGGGGCGGCGCCAACCCCGACGGCCCCTCCCCCCTACCCTAAGAACTTGAAAGGAGTTCCCATGTCCGACCTCGTAGCCCACATCACCGACGCCGACTTCCCCCAGGCCGTCGCGCAGGGCGTCACCCTCGTGGATTTCTGGGCCCCCTGGTGCGGCCCCTGCAAGATGATCGCCCCCGTCCTGGACGAGCTGGCCGCCGAAATGAAGGGCCAGGCCAAGTTCGTGAAGATGAATGTGGACGAGAACCCCCAGGTCGCCGGCCAGTTCGGCATCATGAGCATCCCCACGCTCATCGTCTTCAAGGACGGCAAGCCCGTGAACAAGCTCATCGGCGGCCAGCCCAAGCCCCAGCTCAAGGCCTTCGTCGAGAGCGCGTTCTAATCCGCGCCCGTCCCTGCGGAAAACGCGGCCTCCAGGCCGCGTTTTCCGTGTGGCTACTTCCTCCGGAGCACCATCCGGATCTGATTCCCCTTCTCGTTGAAGTGGACTTCGTCCATGACGAGGAGGATGAGCGGCAGGCCGCGGCCGCAGTGGGGGGCCATCTCGGAGTCCGGCGGCAGGGGCGACACCTGGCCCGCGTCGAAGCCCCGGCCTTCGTCGCTGATCTCCAGCTCGAAGCGCTCCGTGTCCATGGCGAGGCGCACCTCGATCAGGCGGCCCGCGTAGTGCGGGTCCTCCAGGCGCTTGGCGCGGAGGGCCGTGTAGGGGTCCTCCACCGCGAAGAGATCGCCCTTCAGCGCCGAATCCAGCTCGAAATTGCCGTGCTCCAGGGCGTTCACCAGGGCCTCGTGGAAGGCCATGGCGATGACATCGATGTTGCTGGCGGAGGCGAAGCCCATGGGCACCAGCCGGTCCGTGAGGTGGTGCATGAGGCTTGGAACATCCAGCTCGTCCGAGCGGAAGAGGAAGTGCCGGCGCTCGTTCACCAGCCCCCGCAACCCGTTGTCCGCCAGGCGCAGCTCGCGATGCAGGTCCACCAGGTGGAACACATTCTGCACCAGGTCGCGCAGGGCGATGGGCTTCATGAACAGGTTCGAGGCACCCATGCGCATGGCCCTGATCGCGTATTCCACCGAGGCCTGGCCGGTCATCAGGACCACCGGCAGATGCGGCTGCGTCGCCTTCACCTTGTGGATGACATCGAAGCCGTCCAGCCCCTCCATGTTGATGTCGCTGATCACCAGATCGAACTCCGGCACCCCGGGGGTCTGAAGGAAATCCACCGCCTGGGCCGCATCGGGATAGGCGTGGACCTCCATGCCGTAGTGCGAGAGGGCCGCCTGCACCATCTCCAGCACCGCAGTGTCGTCATCGATCAGGAGGATGTGCGTCCCGTGGCGCGTCATGAAGGCTCCGTGTTCCTGGATTCTAGGGCCCCATCCGGGGGATGGGAACGGGCCGAGTCCCGACCAGGGCCGCAAGGTACGGTTCAAGCAAGGTCAAGGTGCGGTCGAGGGTGCCCCGAAGCCCCTCCGGCAGGGGGGCCTCGCCCGTGGAGCGGAGCGGTGCCGCGGCCAGGGCCCCCTGCAGGGCGGACGCCAGGTCCGGGGCCTCCACCACCTGGAGCAGACCGGCCTCCCGCAGGGATGGAACGAGGTCCTCGAAGTTGGCGAAGCCCGGCCCCAGGAGCGTCGGAATCCCGGCCCGGACGGGCTCCAGCGGATTGTGCCCGCCCGGGGCGGCCCAGCCTCCGGCCACCAGAGCCACGGTGCCCTCGGCATAGACCGCCGGCAGGTCGCCCAGCGTGTCCAGCAGGAGCACCTCCGTCGAGGCCCAAGAGGCGTCGGAGGGCCCTGCGGGAGACCAGGCGGAAGCTCGCCGGAAGGGCGTTCCCCGCGCCGCCAGGACCGCGGCGGCGGCCTCGAAACGGCGAGGCTGGCGCGGCGCCAGGATGAGCCGGAGCCCCGGGAACCGTCCGCGCGCCTGGGCCCAGGCTTCAAGAATCGATGCCTCCTCGCCTTCCACCGTGTTCCCCGCCACCACCACGGGGTACCCGGCCCAGGCCTCCCGCAGGGCCGCCCACCCTTCATGCAGGGGCCGGGGGGGCGGAAGGTCCGCCTTGAGGTTGCCGCCGAGCGCCACCACCGGCGCCCCCAGATGCCGGAAGGCTTCGGCGCTGGCCTCGTCCCGGGCCGCCACCAGACTGAGGCGCGAAGCCGCCCGGCGGAGCCAGGGGCCGCCCCGCTCGAGGGATTTCTCCGTCAAGCGGCCATTCACGATCAGGCGCGGAATGCCGCGGGCCTCGAGCGCCGCCAGCAGCCCCGGCCAGAGCTCCGTCTCCAGGGCGAGAAAGGCCCCGGGAGCGCGGCGCAGGAACGGCTCCAGGCCCGCGGGATCATCCAGGGGAAAGGCGCCGCCTCTCACGCGGCCGGTGTCTCCGTCCCAGGCTGGGAGCCGCTGGGCCAGCAGCGCCAGCCCCGCCGGGGTGCCCGTGCTGAGGTGAAGGGTATGACCTGCATCCCGCAGGCGCCGCACCAGTCCCTCGGCCAGCAGCAGCTCGCCCACGCTCACCGCATGCAGCCAGATCCATCGGTTCGCGGGCAGGTCCGGCGCCTCCGCCTCCAGGCGCATCCGCCATCCCGCAGGCAGGCCCCGGGCGCAGGCCCGCGCGGCGGCACCCGCCAGAGAGACCGCCACCAGGTAGCTGAGGTCGAGGCTATCCACGCATCCACGCTCTCACATTTCGCATTCAAACGGCATCATGGAGGGATGACCGATCGCGCCCCCCTGGAAGTCCTCATCGTCACCGGCCCCCTGGGCGCCGGGAAGACCACGGTCGTGAACCGCCTACTGAAGGCCGAGGTGGCGGCGGGCCGACGGGTGGCGGTGCTCATCAACGAGTTCGGCGCCGTCAGCGTGGACGGCACCCTGGTGGACGCGGAGCGGCCCGAGCTGGCGGGCGTGGAGAACCTGGTGAACGGCTGCGTCTGCTGCAGCCTGCGCAACGATGTGGTCGCCACCCTCCAGGCCTGGTGCGACCAGCCCGAGGGTCAGCGCCCCGAACGCGTGGTGCTGGAGACCACGGGCCTCGCCGATCCCACGGACCTCCTCGATCTGGAACAGGAGCCGGCCCTGGTCGGGCGCCTGCGCCTGGCGGGCCTGCTCACCGTCATCTCCTGCCTGGCTCCCGTGGATCATCTCAAGACCAAGCCCCTGCTCCACCGCCAGGCGGCACTGGCCAGCCTCATCCACCTCAGCAAGGGCGATCTCGATCCTTCGGCGGCGGTGGCCTGGGAAGGCGAGCTGCGCACGGCCTTCCGGCAGATCCCGCTGGTGCCCACGCGCCACGGCGAGGCCCCCGAGGGCGGGCCCGATCCCTGGCGGGGCGATCTGCGTCCGCTTCCCGAAGGCTGGGAAGCCGCCGGTGACACCAGCTTCGCAGCGGCGCGCTCTTTCAGCCTGCACTGGGATCACCCGGTGGACCCGGCGGCCCTGGAAGCCCTGCTCCTGGCGCCTCCAGCCCAGGGCGAGCTCCTGCGCGCCAAGGGCGTCTGCGTCTTCGAGGGCTGGGCCGTCCGCAACGACGGCAGCGACCGCTGGGCGTTCCAGCTGGCGGATGGCCGCCTGGAAATTTCACCCCTGCCGCTGCAGGGGGACGGCACGGCCTCAGCCTGCGTGGCTGTGGTGATCGGCACGGGCCTCGACGCCCTCCATTGGAAGAAAACCTTGCGTTCGCTGGAGCGCGCCCCCGCGGGCCAGCGACGGAAAATCTCGCTCTGACGCCGATCTGGACCCCAGAGGAGGCCAGATCCGCGCCCCCTTGGTATCATCGCCTTTCCCCCGATTTCGGGAGCGCAAGGAGCAGGTGTGGATCAAGTGCTCGACCTCATGGCCAAGGAGCTGAAGCTCCCCCGCGCTGGCGTGGCCGCCATCGTGGCGCTGCTGGAGGAGGGCAACACGGTGCCCTTCATCGCCCGCTACCGAAAGGAGGCGACCGGCTCGCTCGACGAGGTGGCCATCCGCGCCGTCGAAGACCGGCATGCCTACTACAAGGATCTGCTCGACCGCCGGAAGACGGTGCTGAAGTCCATCGACGAGCAGGGCAAGCTGACGCCCGAACTGAGGACCAAGATCGAGACCACCTGGGTGAAGGCGGAACTCGAGGATCTCTACCTGCCCTACAAGCCCAAGAAGCGCACCAAGGCCACGGTGGCGAGGGAGCGGGGCCTGGAGCCCCTGCTGGATTCCCTGCTGGCCGACGAGAGCGGGGCCGACCCCTTCGTCATCGCGGAACCCTTCATCAAGGACGAGGACGGCCTGCGGTCGCCTTCGGAGTGCATGGAGGGCGCGGGCCACATCCTGGCGGAGCGGCTGTCCGAGGATGCCGTCCTCCGCGCCTGGCTGCGCCTGGAGTTCCATGAGCACGGCGTGCTGAAGTCCGAGGTCCGTGAGGAGCGCAAGGCCGACCAGGCCGCGCTGCGGTTCAAGCCCTACTTCGACTTCTCCGAGCCCATCCGCAAGATCCCCAGCCATCGCCTGCTGGCCCTGCGCCGCGGCGAGAAGGAGGAGATCCTCACCGTCAAGCTCCTGGTGGAGCGCGAGAACCTGGTCTCCCAGCTGGTCTCCAAGGTTCCGGCGAACCCCGGCAGCGGCTACCGTCGCTTCCTCAACGAGGTGGCGGGCGATGCCTTCGACCGCCTGCTGGCCCCCACCATCGAATCCGAAGTCCGCTACGAGGCCAAGAAGAAGGCCGACGCCGAGGCCATCAAGGTGTTCCAGACCAACCTGGATCACCTGCTGCTGGCGCCCCCCGCCGGCCAGCGCTGCACCCTGGGCGTGGATCCCGGCATCCGCACCGGCTGCAAGCTGGTGGTCATCAACCGTCTGGGCCAGCTGGTGCAGAACGAGGTGATCTACCCCCTGGAGCCCAAGCGCGATCTCGATGGCAGCCGGGCCATCCTCGAGAAGCTCTGCGCCGGGAACCCCATCGAGGCCATCGCCATCGGCAACGGCACCGGCGGCCGCGAGGTGGAGGCCTTCATCCGCGAGTGGCTGAAGGAGACGAACCGCACAGGCCTCATCTGCGTGAGCGTGAGCGAGGCGGGCGCCTCGGTCTACTCCGCCAGCGACATCGCCCGGGAGGAGTTCCCCGAGCACGATGTCACCGTGCGCGGCGCCGTGAGCATCGCCCGGCGCTTCCAGGATCCCCTGGCCGAACTGGTGAAGGTCGATCCCAAGAGCATCGGCGTGGGCCAGTACCAGCACGATGTGAACCAGACCGCCCTCAAGAAGGGCCTGGACGATGTGGTGGAGAGCTGCGTGAACCGCGTGGGCGTGGATCTCAACAGCGCCTCGTACAAGCTGCTGGCCTATGTGGCGGGCATCGGTGAGGGGCTGGCGAAGAACATCGTGACCCACCGCTTCGAGCACGGCGCCTTCAAGCGCCGTGAGCAGCTCCTGGAGATCAGCCGCTTCGGCGCCAAGGCCTTCCAGCAGGCCGCGGGCTTCCTCCGCATCCACGACGGCGAGGATCCCCTGGACGCCTCCGCCGTGCACCCCGAGAGCTATCCCGTGGTGCAGCGCATCTGCCAGCTGGCGGGCAAGACCGTGCCCGAGCTCATCGGCAACGACGCCGTGCTGGACGCCCTGGATCCGAAGCTGCTCGTCGATGAGAAGTTCGGCGTGGAGACGGTGAAGGACATCCTGGCCGAGCTGAAGAAGCCCGGCCGCGACCCCCGGCACCAGTTCGAGATCGTCCAGTTCCGCGAGGGCGTGAACAAGCCCAGCGACCTGGAGGTGGGCATGGAGCTCCAGGGCATCGTCACGAATGTGACCGACTTCGGCGCCTTCGTGGATGTGGGCGTCCACCAGGACGGCCTGGTGCACCTCTCCGAGATCGCCCACCGCTATGTGAAGAACCCCGCCGACGCCCTCAGCGTAGGCCAGGCCGTGAAGGTGAAGGTGCTGGCAGTGGACCTGCAGGCCAAGCGCATCGCCCTGTCCATCAAGGCCCTGCTGGCGGCCCCCCAGGGCGCGATTGGCGGCGCGGCCGGGGCTCCGCCCCAGCACCGCCGCCGGCCCAACCGGCCCGAGGGCAACGCAGCCAGACCCCAGGCCGGCGCCCGCCCGCCCCGGATCGACGGTCCCCGCCCCCCCCGGGCCGAGGGCGCCCGTCCACCCCGCCCCCAGGGGCCCCG harbors:
- a CDS encoding UbiX family flavin prenyltransferase encodes the protein MTNPSGLRFTLAITGASGSAFGVAVLRRMSANPAVAHIALLLSPTGKRCLLDETGLTPRDLAALPKVGLRDERDLGADISSGSYRLDGMALVPCSAGALGRIASGVSESLVSRAADVCLKERRPLVLCLRETPLNRVHLENMLRVHDAGAVVMPIMPGFYSGPKTLDDLFDTFATRVLDQLGLREDDPRRWREP
- a CDS encoding cell division protein FtsX gives rise to the protein MTTLRLLGLLLQDVTRDLFRHRGQYLLAVLTLASGLLLAGGGLLLVESLDRFVGQLEGMAKVVAYAAEGKSLDEAEARLRRDPRFREVRRVTAEENRKRFQSATREAGLLLESAGQDALPESLELSLRQDLAAGGKSVEVGESLRSLPGIGDVLADQERLEQLQRMARMLRSALASLGVVLLVAAGFATGNVIRMSILAREEEITIMRLVGASEGYIRTPLVLEGALLGLGGSLLALAGLFGLWLPVSRGFGNLSPLLVELARLGFFSPWSMLALALLGAGTGALGALWAFWTTRRAQREEAALMEGSG
- a CDS encoding DUF4388 domain-containing protein, translating into MSQGVIQGSMREAPLPDIIQLVSQGGKSGCFHVQQEASKARIYLKDGRIIHAVTHSGEGFEALMEVALWLEGNYRFEEVTPEVPATINKPNASILMELGRRMDEWRVISQKVPSVDLYPASTLLPGETPHGVNPREARVLALATGYFSVAEVAEVMQKPVLTIAKDLYGLVMAGHVVLKGLRSGKPPKVDAPAAPAKEPGQDLVPVSALLGGAPPPVITNSREEDTAIVPLQRHAPPPQAQGFPDGDEAIPVTVGGGVAGGAPPLTPKPAPVDDPQRMVKLMNFTQRIAQAAKTVLPEVQHEMVNRLQAKATQQIISGDGPEAVKGLALAISRGAVDAGCDADMVRTLNTHLKALFASK
- the ribB gene encoding 3,4-dihydroxy-2-butanone-4-phosphate synthase, producing the protein MSDRPDSPFAPIEQAIEAIRQGHMIVVVDDEDRENEGDLTLAAEHVSPEAIAFMATHGRGLICAALEGPALDRLQIPLMVRDNTSPFETAFCVSVEAREGTTTGISAQDRSRTIQALIAPDAKPQHFVKPGHVFPLRARPGGVLTRTGQTEASVDLARLAGLHPSGVICEIMKDDGTMARVPDLIPFCRQHGLLLVTVADLVAYRLRQEPLVAHLETRTMSSQWGDLKVHRFRSLLDGGSHLAFVLGDLGTGAPPLVRVHVETLPDDLHGFQTGLFQKAMAALAKEGRGALVYLRRHAHTPGVAEEGQAQPQAMSDRDFGVGAQILQQLGIGKMRLLSRHETKYIGLRGFGLDICAHVPLEPSTDQALPEHPSTEPR
- a CDS encoding Crp/Fnr family transcriptional regulator, giving the protein MIDTRFLTQSPLFRNLDEAERAQILMIGRVRPVQAGEVIFKEGDAGDGLFIVLKGSIRISKRSATGEEALAVLEPPAYFGEMALIDLAARAADAIANEPSELFFIPLQDLQALIESQHKVALKILYALCEVLAQRLRETNERYMNIFTIAQWGGANPDGPSPLP
- the trxA gene encoding thioredoxin; translated protein: MSDLVAHITDADFPQAVAQGVTLVDFWAPWCGPCKMIAPVLDELAAEMKGQAKFVKMNVDENPQVAGQFGIMSIPTLIVFKDGKPVNKLIGGQPKPQLKAFVESAF
- a CDS encoding ATP-binding response regulator; translation: MTRHGTHILLIDDDTAVLEMVQAALSHYGMEVHAYPDAAQAVDFLQTPGVPEFDLVISDINMEGLDGFDVIHKVKATQPHLPVVLMTGQASVEYAIRAMRMGASNLFMKPIALRDLVQNVFHLVDLHRELRLADNGLRGLVNERRHFLFRSDELDVPSLMHHLTDRLVPMGFASASNIDVIAMAFHEALVNALEHGNFELDSALKGDLFAVEDPYTALRAKRLEDPHYAGRLIEVRLAMDTERFELEISDEGRGFDAGQVSPLPPDSEMAPHCGRGLPLILLVMDEVHFNEKGNQIRMVLRRK
- a CDS encoding 3-deoxy-D-manno-octulosonic acid transferase produces the protein MDSLDLSYLVAVSLAGAAARACARGLPAGWRMRLEAEAPDLPANRWIWLHAVSVGELLLAEGLVRRLRDAGHTLHLSTGTPAGLALLAQRLPAWDGDTGRVRGGAFPLDDPAGLEPFLRRAPGAFLALETELWPGLLAALEARGIPRLIVNGRLTEKSLERGGPWLRRAASRLSLVAARDEASAEAFRHLGAPVVALGGNLKADLPPPRPLHEGWAALREAWAGYPVVVAGNTVEGEEASILEAWAQARGRFPGLRLILAPRQPRRFEAAAAVLAARGTPFRRASAWSPAGPSDASWASTEVLLLDTLGDLPAVYAEGTVALVAGGWAAPGGHNPLEPVRAGIPTLLGPGFANFEDLVPSLREAGLLQVVEAPDLASALQGALAAAPLRSTGEAPLPEGLRGTLDRTLTLLEPYLAALVGTRPVPIPRMGP
- a CDS encoding CobW family GTP-binding protein is translated as MTDRAPLEVLIVTGPLGAGKTTVVNRLLKAEVAAGRRVAVLINEFGAVSVDGTLVDAERPELAGVENLVNGCVCCSLRNDVVATLQAWCDQPEGQRPERVVLETTGLADPTDLLDLEQEPALVGRLRLAGLLTVISCLAPVDHLKTKPLLHRQAALASLIHLSKGDLDPSAAVAWEGELRTAFRQIPLVPTRHGEAPEGGPDPWRGDLRPLPEGWEAAGDTSFAAARSFSLHWDHPVDPAALEALLLAPPAQGELLRAKGVCVFEGWAVRNDGSDRWAFQLADGRLEISPLPLQGDGTASACVAVVIGTGLDALHWKKTLRSLERAPAGQRRKISL
- a CDS encoding Tex family protein produces the protein MAKELKLPRAGVAAIVALLEEGNTVPFIARYRKEATGSLDEVAIRAVEDRHAYYKDLLDRRKTVLKSIDEQGKLTPELRTKIETTWVKAELEDLYLPYKPKKRTKATVARERGLEPLLDSLLADESGADPFVIAEPFIKDEDGLRSPSECMEGAGHILAERLSEDAVLRAWLRLEFHEHGVLKSEVREERKADQAALRFKPYFDFSEPIRKIPSHRLLALRRGEKEEILTVKLLVERENLVSQLVSKVPANPGSGYRRFLNEVAGDAFDRLLAPTIESEVRYEAKKKADAEAIKVFQTNLDHLLLAPPAGQRCTLGVDPGIRTGCKLVVINRLGQLVQNEVIYPLEPKRDLDGSRAILEKLCAGNPIEAIAIGNGTGGREVEAFIREWLKETNRTGLICVSVSEAGASVYSASDIAREEFPEHDVTVRGAVSIARRFQDPLAELVKVDPKSIGVGQYQHDVNQTALKKGLDDVVESCVNRVGVDLNSASYKLLAYVAGIGEGLAKNIVTHRFEHGAFKRREQLLEISRFGAKAFQQAAGFLRIHDGEDPLDASAVHPESYPVVQRICQLAGKTVPELIGNDAVLDALDPKLLVDEKFGVETVKDILAELKKPGRDPRHQFEIVQFREGVNKPSDLEVGMELQGIVTNVTDFGAFVDVGVHQDGLVHLSEIAHRYVKNPADALSVGQAVKVKVLAVDLQAKRIALSIKALLAAPQGAIGGAAGAPPQHRRRPNRPEGNAARPQAGARPPRIDGPRPPRAEGARPPRPQGPRPSRPEGAGALRPEGTRPPRPEGARPPRPEREARPMQSPAKREPVAPATNSSLSDLMAKFNKGPR